The DNA region GGACGAGTTGACCTAAAGGGGTCAATACCTGGTCGGACACTATCTAGTGCACAATGGCGATTGTGATAGAACCTCAGGGTGGCCATTAGCGAATTGCTTCGCTTTCTCTCGCTTTCGTGTAAAAGGATTAACGATGATCATGGTAATCTTTTAGTTTTCACACTCATCTGAAGTTCATCCAAATAGACTGCACGCAACACGGCATCAGCATGTAGGCCACCTTGAGCTTCCCCTCTGTTGCTACCCTAAGAAATGACGGCTAAGGCTGCTAAGAAGTCTGTAATACACGACAAGAAAACCCTTTTTTTCCCCTCTTGCTCGCTATCGAGCCATCATAGCCAAAACAGCCACAAGCAGACACAGTGTGGTTACGCTAGTGACGAGCGAGGTATCGCGTGGGCCCAATCATTGGCCGCGCAATTGCTTCGTGCGTGTCACACGATCCCCTTTTGATCCGGTGCGACGGTGCGTAGGGTCTTTTTGCGTCGCCACGAGCCAGGTACCACCAGTTTTTCCGCTGTCCATTCGTGATTGGCTCCCCGCTGCTGCAAGGTGTGGTTGCACGAGCATGCCTGCACCAACGCTGATTGATGGCTGGGCCACAAATTTCTGTCCAATCAGCTGGGGTTCCACCGTCCCAGTCTTTTTCTGTGCACATTCAGATCTTCTTGTACGAAAAAAAATTCTGTTCTTGGCTTTGCTAAACTCATTTTGCAGTTAAAGAAGACGTCCTTTTTGCTAAACCGAAAGTGAATCGTAGACAAAATACAATGCTGGGGTTGCTTAGGCATCTGCAAATGGCATTGTTGGATGGTCAGCCATTCCTGTCCACCTCTGGGCCACTCGCATAGTTTCCTGACGCAACTAGTGTGTCGTGTGTGCTCATTGGACTGACATCACTGCCAAGGGCATCGTGGACGATCAGCCGCTCCTACCCCTCTTACTGTTGTCAAACAGTTCTATTATGCAACAGCCAGTGCCTAATGTGCTCTCATTGGACAGCCATCACTGCACTTactaaggctatctccagcggcGTCGGGTAAACGATTCCGTTCGCTAAAATACGGGACACTGTAGCAGCTGCATAGCTCCAACGGCATCCGCTATCGCGTGCTGGAAAAAGGAGGAGGAGCGCTGCGTCCCCTACAGACAGAGGCAGGAGCGGCGTCCTCCATCCCGCGCAGGGAGGGAGTGCTgcggggcgcaggcgcggcgggcgggggaggcgcgcggcggtgcggcaggggaggcgcgcggcggcgggcacgggaggcgtgcggcggcgggcgggggaggcgcggggcggcgggcgggggaggcGGAAGGCCGGAGGGGCGCGGaggggaaggggcggcggggcggcgggccggaggggaagggcgcggcggggccgcgGGGCCGGAGGGGAAGGGCGcggggcggcaggggaggcgcgcggcggcggggaggcgcggggcggcgcggcaggggggcgcgcggcggcggggaggcgcggggcggcgcggcaggggggcgcgcggcggcgggggggggggcgcggggcggcgggggaggcgcggggcggcgcggcagggggggcgcggggcggcaggggggcgcggggcggcaggggaggcggggcggcggcgagcaggggaggcgcggggccgGAGGGGAAGGGCGGAGGGgaagggcggcggggcggcgcggcaggggggggcgcgcgcggcgggggaggcgcggggcggcgcggcagggggggcgcgcggcggcgggggaggcgcggggcggcaggggaggcggggcggcggcgggcaggggaggcgcggggccggaggggaaggggcggaggggaaggggcggcggaggcggagggccggaggggcgcggaggggaaggggcggcggaggcggaaggccggaggggaaggggcggaggggaaggggcggcggaggcggagggccggaggggcgcggaggggaaggggcggcggaggcggaaggccggaggggcgcggaggggaaggggcggcggggcggcgggccggaggggaagggcaggggcggGGGCAGaagggccggcggggcggcggaggcagaggggcggCTGGGAAACGGTAGTTGGAGGAAATATAGAAAAAAattgagattgtggggtatagaggatgcaaatagaggatgttgttggagttaaATTTGGTATAGAGTATGAAGTTGATTTGGAGGAAAAGGATAGGGGATGAGATTTAGAGGAcgtcgctggagatagcctaaagATAGGATACTTTAGTCTTAAACCTTATTCTTAGGATGGCTTAAACAAAGCCTTTGGAAAAGTCGACAGCATTGTCTGTCACCTCAACTTCCCTCCATAGCTTACAGTTAGCACTGGCTTATACTCCCCGTCAACAAGTAATAGTTTTCGCCCATTTGATTCAGCTCGatgtgaaaattttactagTACCCATGATGTAAATCTTCACATCTATCTCGAGCTGCGTTTTCTATTTTTCTTTGCTGGTTTTGTAGTAGTCTTGTGCTCCTTTCTATGCCCCGTGTCATGCAATCTGAAGACAGTATGTATTACCCTGCAAGTGACAAGCTCTCCGAAAGGTGAGATCTGtgtgtcctactctgcactttGGGAGTGTGAGACCCTGACACCATTGTCTAGAAAAATGGCAAGAGGACCAAACCAAACAAACATTCATGAACAGATAAACTTCTATGTTGTATACTGGTATAGCGTTTAATGACAGGTGGGGTTTTGAAATACTAGTGTGCTAACCTTTTCCGCAGCTGCTGCCTTTCGCTTTTGTGGCATTACGCTTCACAGAAACTTGAGACACTTTCTTCCAAGGCGGTACAAGGAACAAGTTCTTTATAGGCATGCAGCAGGATCGAAATTGCATGCTTTGACGCACTGAAGAACTGTATTCATTTTGACTTCTCAGGGAACGATGAACTCATATAGACATTTGCCCTTTGAGATCTTGGATTCCGTCTCATACTTAGATGTTTCAGATGTGCATGATATGCCCAACGTCCAGTGAAATCTTTACAGTTTAGGGGACTGATGCAGTAGCTGCTTTGTGTTTGCTGCAGGCACCGGAGCCGGTAGCGCAGTATGTGCCGCCACAGGAGGTCAAGAGTCAGCTCCGGCGGACTAACTCGGCCAACTTCTGATCATGTTAATAGTAGTAGTGAACTGTCCTGGCAGTAGGGTTTGTTCAAGTTGTAACCGCCCTGTTGGGAATACCCAGCTAGTAAGTAGTAAGAACTCTTCTATGCAGCCCCCAACTTGCAGCATGAATCTGGGTATTGTTGCAAACCATAGCACCCCTACCATGTAGTTGTTGCGGCAATCTTGCCATCTAACTGATCCGATGATTTCTGCAACCTATGATTGCAAGAGTGTTTAACAGATAAGCAGTTGTGCTGTATGATCACCCAAGGGGGAAAAATGTGGCTTCCTTCTAATTCAGTTGTCTCTGACACACTAATCTATtcagctcttcttcttttttttcttcctccAAAAAGATGGACTAAGCAAGCGGATTTCAGGATACACTGATGCAAGAAATTTTATTCCAAACTGAAGTATGATTTGGTACACCGATCTGTATTTATCACCAACTAGGTTAACAGAATCTCTAACTGGTACACTTCAAGCGCTGTTGCTGTCAGCGTCCTCTTCCTCAGGAAGTATCAATCGCAGGTCCTCGTTATCTCTGTAGACTTGAACCAAAGCTGCAGCCTTGTATGCGAGGAAACCCATCATACCCGGAAGAACCTGCATAAATAGAGCCAGACATTCAGGATATTTCTGTGGAAGAATATATTGGGTCTGGACGAGGACTAAGGACAAACAAGTACTGAACTATGTGTGTATTCAAGGCTAGATATATTTTGCATAGTTTGCCAGCTGAATGAAATCTAGTACAATAGCAGAAGGGTGCTCTCACCTCAAAACTGAAAAAGCTATTTTGGAAGTGATCTGATAAAGCTGACATTCCAAAAATCACAGCAGGAATAACAAGCCTTGGGGATGAAAGAGCTACTCCAGCACCACCCAATGTCTTCTCTATTGTGTTCTTCAAATCTTCACTTGTAATGCCGATTCTAGAATTTGCACAAATAGGAATAATTATTTAAACAATCAGAATAAGAGGAATAAAAAAGGGGTACAGACTGCAGCTGACAACATGTCTGAATCTTAAAACCTACTTCTTGACTTTCTTCTTTAGAAAAACTTCTGGAATATCTTCCTTTGACAGGTTATCTGTGTGCCGACATAGAAGTTGAAGATACAGGCAACTGTTCAACATAAGAATGGCTAGTTTCAGAATAGTTGAAACACTTGTTGAAACTTCATCAGATATTATGAGAATAAAACGCCTCCTGAGGTTGTGAAGGGCATGCTTACCTGAAACCAACCCCAAAAGCATAACTGACAGCAGTCTGTTCAataagaagattcaagattCAGTCACATTGATTGACATTGGACCATTTCTAAGTGAAGGCAGAGTCGATAGTCTTTTCTTTTTATAGTCAATGGGGGGACAGATATCCCCATCTGATTTCATTTAGTTAGGCTTTTGGCAGCCACACAAATTACATGAGGGTTCAGAGCTGATGGTCTTAGCTAGATGTCTGGACGGGCAATAAGCGCTGAGAACATTCACAAATCATTTAAAAAATTGATACAAGACAGAAATTAGCAAGTAGTGTTTGATGCATCCCCTAATATTGGCTTGAGTCCATGACCCAAAACAAACATCATGAATATGGGGCAACGTGCATACTGAATACATGGAATACTGTGACACCTAATTGCCCATATACCCAAGTTGGTCAGTTCCGGCAACACATGTTCAAGCTCCAATAATTCATTCATAAACTGGGTTGTTCTTTTGGGTAATCATATCAGTTAATTTCGGAAGCTCTAAATTAGGCACGGAAACATTTAATTGTAACATATAGTTACTTTGCTTGCTTCTTTTCTTATATACATGTCAGCCACATGGTGTAAAATCTGGATCTACCTCGAGAGAAAAGACCAGGAGACAGTATAAACTACATGCAGCTCCAATTCCTGTAGTTAAGAGCAACAATTCATCCTTGAGCTGCAAGAAAATCAAGGTAATCAGATGTAATTACCATTTTAAGCAATGTGTAGAAGATTAAAAATAGAATGCTGGGAAGGAACCATACTGCTTCATATTTCAAAAGGTTCAGCTCCTTCCTTTTGTCGCTCTCATTCTGCCTATCCTGCCATCATTTGCAAAATCATTTCCCATTTCTCCATCAGCTGTTACTGCAATAACATTCTCTGGATCCAAAAAATGAACACCAACCGCCATATAAAAGAATGTCAGACCTTAGCAGAACGCCTCTTGCTCAGAGGCGGGCTGCTGTCACCGTACACCCAATCTCTGGTTGCCGCTAGTCTCAACACACCCTCACCTGCGACATCTTCCTGGACCTACATCCCAAATTTGTGTGAGTTACTCTTTGTTAAAGTAGAAGAACAGACACCATGATTAGCAGAGCTTACATCTTCAGGCTGAGCGACATCCGCAGCACTCCCTTGGACCGCGGTCGCCTCTACCGCATCAACATTTGCGCCAGTCCTCCTCCAGACCATGTCAGAGATTTTCGTGACGAAATCGCCGTGCAGCTGCCTCTCCTCGAGGAACATGCGCAGGACCTCCTCCCCGATACTGTCCCCAGCTGTGGAAGCAGGTCACAGGATCAGTACCAGCAAACAAAGCCACGGCACGAAGACGTTCCAGGTGCCAATCGGTCGGCATTCATTTCTCCGCCGCAAGGCGAGGTAGGAGCACATCCAGGAAGGATGAAGTGAACGAGCAGTGGTGGATGAACAAAATTACCTTGGGCTTGGAGGGAGGAGTAGCGGAGAGCCGAAGCCCGCGGGAGGGACCTGCGAGGGAGGCCGGGGCCGAGGGGAGGGAGCGTGCCGCGCGCGGGGAGGTGGCAGCAGCGGAGGCCTGGGAGCCCCATGGCCATGGCGGTTTCAAGCTATTGTGGTGTTCGATTGGAGGGGAGCCTGGACGAAGAGCGAGGCGAGGCTGAGGCCGTCCTCCTCTCACCACAATCCAAAACTTCGGGAGCAGTCACAACTCACAAAACTGCATAAATATCTTCCTTTCGGGCCGGGCTTCAATCCAGTCCGTTTTTGTCTTCTGGCCAAGTGACCCAGTAGACAACTCGGTAAGGCTAATCCTATTGCAGGGTTTCATACTGCGGTTTCCAAGGGTGCCGCATCATCTCAGAGGAATGAAACTGGGACTCCCACTACACTGTTTCATTTCACAGTTTCTTAGGCCATCCATGACATTTACTGCCAGCATGGTGTTGTGATCTAGTGCTCCATGTAGTTATGTAGCCATATGTATTTGTTTACGACTCAAGCACTAGAATACTAGAACAATGATTACAAAAGAATTGACTTTTACATATATGATATCACAAACCGAATGTatattataaaaatataaaatgcGTACATGATGTGAAATATGGTCAACCAAGTCCATGACGGCATATATGGTATCACAAACTCAAGATATATAAAATATATTACATATATGATATCACAAATTCAAGATATGTTTGGACGGGCCCTCTTAAGTTGTTTATGAGTTGAAATATCTTGAATATCAGCATCCTTCCCTAGCACTCTTTCAAATGTGACATAATCTTCTAGGAAGAATTCTAGTTCTTCAACTGTCGTAGTACTTGAAGGCTCATTCAAATCAAGATTCTCTTCAATGTCTTCTGGTTCTTCATCTTTAGCTATCGTATTATGAAGTATGATGCAAGATAGCacaactttctcaagatgtCCCCGATCTTCAATATGCAAAATCGATGGCGCAAGACCAAATGCTTGCTCTTCGATTCTTGCTGTTGTGCAAATAACTTGTCCTTATCGGTGATGGGCAATGATATCAACTTCACAAATATAGTCCATTCTGGGTAAATTCCATCTGCAAGATAATAACCTATGTTGTACTGATTCCCATTGACCATGTATTGCACCCGAGGAGCTTGACCTTTTAATTCTTTCATAAAAAGAGTTGATTGGTTAAGAACATTGGCATCATTATTAGAACCAGCAACTCTAAAGAATGCATGCCAAATCCAAAGATCATGAGAGGCCACGGCCTCAAGTATTATGGTTGGGACTTTTTGATCACCATGAGTGAATTGGCCCTTCCATACATTGGGATATCGTTTCCACTACCATTGCATACAGTTAATGCTCCCAAACATTGGAACATGCCAGGAAAACTTCGACTCTCACCAATATTAAGCAAACACTCTACAGTAGGGCACCTCAAATAGTATTCACCAAAAACTGCAATAACACCTTTGACAAACATCTTCATTGCCTCTAATCCAATACTTTCACCAATCTTTAGATGTTCATCTAGATGATCTGCGGTACTGCCATTAGCTAATTGACGAATAGCTACTGTACATTTCTGCAATGGTGTTAGACCTTGACGATGAAGAGCATCAACCTTTGTAGTGATATAATCAGACCATTTGCTTAGCTCATCAACGATGCGTAGAAATGGCCTTGACATACGAAATCTCCGACGAAAAATATTGGCAGGATACAATGGATTAACTGAAAAATAGTCATCTACCAAAAGTCGATGATACTGCTCCCTTGGCCTTTTGATATACTGCCTCGGACCACTTCGAGGATCATACGCCACTTCTTGGAGAGCTTCGATGCTACGCTTCAGAATTTTGGTTGCATCGTCGACGACGTCACCTATAATTTCTTCCTCGGCTAGGAAGTCATCAAAGGAGAACTCATGGAGGTCGGTGGTGTTGCTTGGTGGATCAGGTTGGTCAGGAAAGAAAGGATCACCCTGTTGTGACATGTTGTTGTCGCCGGGTGAGAGAATAACGAGAGAGAAAGGATGGCCATGTCTACCATATATAGGTACAGCAGCATGTCGTTTCACACTCTGAAAGATTCATTCACACTTGTGTACAGCATTCACACTTGAAGCATGTCGTTTCACACTAAAAAAAGAAGAAAGCATTCACACTGAGAGAAAGAAAACGTGCACAATCTGTACAATTGTGTTCATCGCCAAAGTAAGCATGACAGATATCATAGATGGTTGAACAAGGTACAATGATAGATAGCATGCTCACACAAGCATGTTAGATTGAACTAAACCTCATCATTGTTACTGAATAGCTTCTTCTCCATCATCGCCAAATTCTTATCCCTTGTAGCCTTTGATTCTTCTGTCATCTGACTTGTGTCTTACTGCAGCAATGAATTATAAACTAGCAGCATATTTGCTTCCTTTTCCTTTTATGCTGTCTTGAGTTTCATCCTTGAGATTTCAAGGTGCGCACCTGTGGCCTGCTTACGTTCTTGCGTCAATGCAACTATCTTGTTTATATGTTCTCCTAAGATTGCAAGACCTTCATTAATCTCTTCAGCCTTGCGCTTGCCACTGCGTTGTGCCTTGGCTGAATCTCTCCCCATTGGACGCTTCGAGCCTATGTCATCATCAACAGGTATGGGAAGCTGTGATTGCTGCTTTTCTTTCTCCAATTGTGCAACATATGCACACCATTTGGGCTGGTTCTTGAGAGGAGTCCACCAATGAATCAGAGTGAAAGGCTTCTTATACCAGGCTTCA from Panicum hallii strain FIL2 chromosome 9, PHallii_v3.1, whole genome shotgun sequence includes:
- the LOC112877025 gene encoding uncharacterized protein LOC112877025, whose amino-acid sequence is MAMGLPGLRCCHLPARGTLPPLGPGLPRRSLPRASALRYSSLQAQAGDSIGEEVLRMFLEERQLHGDFVTKISDMVWRRTGANVDAVEATAVQGSAADVAQPEDVQEDVAGEGVLRLAATRDWVYGDSSPPLSKRRSAKDRQNESDKRKELNLLKYEALKDELLLLTTGIGAACSLYCLLVFSLETAVSYAFGVGFSCLYLQLLCRHTDNLSKEDIPEVFLKKKVKKIGITSEDLKNTIEKTLGGAGVALSSPRLVIPAVIFGMSALSDHFQNSFFSFEVLPGMMGFLAYKAAALVQVYRDNEDLRLILPEEEDADSNSA
- the LOC112877808 gene encoding uncharacterized protein LOC112877808, coding for MSQQGDPFFPDQPDPPSNTTDLHEFSFDDFLAEEEIIGDVVDDATKILKRSIEALQEVAYDPRSGPRQYIKRPREQYHRLLVDDYFSVNPLYPANIFRRRFRMSRPFLRIVDELSKWSDYITTKVDALHRQGLTPLQKCTVAIRQLANGSTADHLDEHLKIGESIGLEAMKMFVKGVIAVFGEYYLRCPTVECLLNIGESRSFPGMFQCLGALTVCNGSGNDIPMYGRANSLMVIKKSQP